AGGATACCCGTGAGATATCGTCGTAGGGTGCGTTACCGCCTGCTTCGAAGGATGCGTCCACAGAAAGGCGGATCCCTTGGGAGCCATCAGCCATTTGTGACAATTGCCGACATACCAGTCGGCCCCAAGCGACTCCAGGTCCAGATCAATGTGAGCCGGAGCATGTGCGCCGTCGACTAGAACGGGTATGCCGCGATCCCTGCAACTACGCATGATCTTCGCAATGGGCAAGTCCAAAGCTGTCGGCGAGGTAATATGATCGACAATCAGTAGACGTGTGCCCACTGGCAAGCACGCAATGATGCTTTCCCCGATGTTGACACCCGCCTCTAGCGGAAACGGGGTCTCGACCAATTGGACAGACGCACCTGACCGTGACGCATGAAAGTCAAGCGCCTTGCGCACCGCGCCATATGCATATTGCGTGGTCGCTATTACATCGGTCGGCTGCAGCGACAGAGAGTTGAGCACAGCGTTGATCCCTGTCGTCGCGTTGTCGATGAACACCAGATTCGCGTCATCGCCCCCGACAAAGGCTGCAAGACGCGTGCGACTTTTTTCAAGTGCATCTGGTAGAATGCATTGCATGAAATAGGTCGGTTGCTTCTCAAGGAGCCCACGCCACCGATCCTGCTCCGCAAGCACGGCATTCGGTACCGCTCCATAGGCGCCATGATTTACCGTGAGAAATCCTTCGGCCAGCGGCCACATCTTTCGAACGTGGGCCCCATAGTTGTCGATCTCCGTGTCAGCCATTTTTCGCTCAGCAATTCCCGCGCGTCGGAAACGCGGCTGTATTTTGAGAAGGCAGCCTTCATCTCGCGCTCTGGCGACTCAAATTTTGCGGTAGACTGAAACGTAGCGCCACGACGAACCGTCGAAGGGCTCGCGACGCCAGCCACCGAAGCGTTCCACCAAAGAAAATCCAGCGATGCGACACAGCAAATCCAGTTCCGCCGGGTAAACGTAGCGCAGGCGTGTCGGCAGCGTTTTCATCTTTCCTTCGGCGAGCCAGATATCCTGCGAGGTCGTGATCTGCTCGTTGCGCTCATGCCGCGTGAAGCGAACGACTATGTTGCCGTCATCGACGTGCATGACGGTCGTCTTCTGGTTGCCATATATTCCGGAACCGGAGAAATCGTTCGTCTGAGGATAATTGAGGTGAACGATGAATAGGCCGCCGCTTCGTAGGGCACGGGAAACTGCGGCGAGACATGTCAACTGATCTTCCTGTGACAGCATGAAGGAGAAAGACTGGTTGATGCAGTAGACGAGATCTGGCTCCACGGGCAATGTAAAGTCCCGCATATCGGCGACCGCGGCGTCAACACGGTCCGTCTTTTCTTTTAGGGAGGCGATCATCCGCGTGGAGTTATCAATCCCGAATACCTTCACCCCTCGCGCCGACAAGGGTATGGCAATATGCCCATTGCCAACGCCAAGCTCACAGGCAATGCCGCCAGGGGCATAGCTCCTAATAAATTCAACGACGAACGGGAGTTCGGCGGCTTTGTTCAGCAAAATCGCAAATTCGTCGTAAACGCTACTCCAGACATTGCCATAGTCACTGTTCGACGGATCCGTACCACGTTGGATTGCCATCTGATTTCTCCCTTTGTAGAAGATTGCGCTTTGAGAAACTTAAAGCTCTTGAACGCCGATGGTTTCGCTCAAGAAGCTTTGTCCGGAACTGGACGGACAGCCTCGCAGCTCATCCTTTGAACCTCCCAAAATATTGGCAAGTTTGTCAGTCGCAAGCAGGCTAAAAGCTTAGGAGGTGTTTCGACTGCAACGAGACACGTGATGAACCTGTACCGCGAACTATTCTGTTTGCAACGACGAAAAGCAGCGCGGAAGTCTGTAGGGTAGGATTCACGTCGACCGTCCCTCAGTGATGGAGTAACCCATCGCTCCGCTCCCCTGCACTAAAGTGGATGTTCGGTGGACGTGAAAAGCCGAGATTTTCGCGAAGGGTTTTTCCACAGTACTGCGTTCTGAAGAGGTCCCTGCGTCGTAGCTCAGGGATGACAAGATGGACAAAATCTTCGAGCCCAGAGGGGAACATTGCCGGCATTACGACAAATCCATCGGCCGCCTTTTGCTCGAAATACTCCTGCATCTGATCCACGACTCGGGCAGGTGATCCCACTGCAACGAGGTGACCGCGACCGACGCTGAGAAGTGCTGCAAGTTGCCTTATCGTGTAGTTTCTCGCCCTCGCCGTGTCCATTAGCAACTTCTGCCGACTCTTCATGTTGTTGGTTTCTATCAGGTCATCGGGGATACGCTCATCCAATCCGTGTTTGTCCAGATCGATCACATATCCGAGCAGTCTTCGTGCAAGCTCAAGTGCGAGATCTTCGTGAATAAGACTTTGAAGCTGCGCGAGTTTAGCCTCTGCTGCTTCATCCGTTTTTGCGACGATCGGCACGATACCGGGGAGGATGGCCAAAGCGTCGCGCGATCGGCCGAACTCAACCGCTTGACCCTTCACGAGATCGTAGAAGCGCTTGGCATCTTCGATAGTCTGCTGAGCAGTGAACACCAGTTCACCATGTCGTGCGGCGAGCCGCGCGCCAGGCTGGGAACTGCCCGCTTGTGCGAGCACAGGATATCCCTGTGGACAGCGAGAGATATTCAAAGGCCCGCGTACCTTAAAGTACT
This genomic stretch from Sinorhizobium arboris LMG 14919 harbors:
- a CDS encoding NtaA/DmoA family FMN-dependent monooxygenase yields the protein MAERQKMILGLFMRQGGHHEGGWRHPTSHSDAGFTLDRYRSYAAMAEAAAIHFVFVADSAGVRESTLASMSRSARVDGFEPLTLMAALSVTTDRIGLVATASTTFNEPYHIARKFASIDHLSGGRAGWNIVTSTNPFEAENFNLQELPLHEERYARAEEFVSTAKGLWDSFADDAFIRNRDRGLYLDPARINVLDHRGEYFKVRGPLNISRCPQGYPVLAQAGSSQPGARLAARHGELVFTAQQTIEDAKRFYDLVKGQAVEFGRSRDALAILPGIVPIVAKTDEAAEAKLAQLQSLIHEDLALELARRLLGYVIDLDKHGLDERIPDDLIETNNMKSRQKLLMDTARARNYTIRQLAALLSVGRGHLVAVGSPARVVDQMQEYFEQKAADGFVVMPAMFPSGLEDFVHLVIPELRRRDLFRTQYCGKTLRENLGFSRPPNIHFSAGERSDGLLHH
- a CDS encoding class I SAM-dependent methyltransferase; translation: MAIQRGTDPSNSDYGNVWSSVYDEFAILLNKAAELPFVVEFIRSYAPGGIACELGVGNGHIAIPLSARGVKVFGIDNSTRMIASLKEKTDRVDAAVADMRDFTLPVEPDLVYCINQSFSFMLSQEDQLTCLAAVSRALRSGGLFIVHLNYPQTNDFSGSGIYGNQKTTVMHVDDGNIVVRFTRHERNEQITTSQDIWLAEGKMKTLPTRLRYVYPAELDLLCRIAGFSLVERFGGWRREPFDGSSWRYVSVYRKI
- a CDS encoding aminotransferase class V-fold PLP-dependent enzyme produces the protein MADTEIDNYGAHVRKMWPLAEGFLTVNHGAYGAVPNAVLAEQDRWRGLLEKQPTYFMQCILPDALEKSRTRLAAFVGGDDANLVFIDNATTGINAVLNSLSLQPTDVIATTQYAYGAVRKALDFHASRSGASVQLVETPFPLEAGVNIGESIIACLPVGTRLLIVDHITSPTALDLPIAKIMRSCRDRGIPVLVDGAHAPAHIDLDLESLGADWYVGNCHKWLMAPKGSAFLWTHPSKQAVTHPTTISHGYPGGYLAEFAWTGTRDPTPFLCVPAAIDFHLELGGKRLRDRNKALAWQAATLMAQSFDTEVGVNKEHACAMATIRLPLSSNQLTAADLRSRLLGLGTDAPVFQHGKALWVRISSHAYNDQDDYRMLERLIYKALANAGVTG